Proteins encoded by one window of Gopherus evgoodei ecotype Sinaloan lineage unplaced genomic scaffold, rGopEvg1_v1.p scaffold_32_arrow_ctg1, whole genome shotgun sequence:
- the LOC115640744 gene encoding zinc finger protein 420-like isoform X1 — protein MQENHETVTSLGFPIPKPDLIARLERGEEPWVLDLQAADESVSLRGTCTADRTVSENKEENQQEEGPEQEMFLKKAEENFSEGLEQGEAWGDGHGSDMQLGNYPIQKLDKSTECGRGWKDPKESTIQQTSHNEEKPYKCLDCGKRFNSRSQLMSHNKIHTGEKPYKCLDCGKSFIDRIKFTSHQRMSTGERPYNCFDCGKSFIHKSRLTVHQRVHTGERPYICCECGKGFIRSSELITHEITHTGERPFKCLACGKGFSQRATLIAHETTHTGERPYECRECGKSFSQRVTLITHQRTHTGERPYKCQECGKSFSVKSTLNAHQKTHTGERPHKCFECGKSFIQKSKLSEHQRVHTGERPYKCLDCGKTFLKRSDLIKHQSIHTPSEKSYKCLDCGKSFPDRIKLTGHQRIHTGERPHKCFDCGKSFIHKSRLVVHQRVHTGEKPFKCHECGKSFSQRGALITHQRSHTGERPYGCLECGISFISSSALAHHSKIHMRERPYKCHECGKGFSQRVTLIRHQRTHTGERPYGCLECGKSFIQKSQLILHQRVHTGEKPFQCCKCEKSFIRSTTLISHQRTHTGEKPYKCLECGKSFSQSSNLIAHKRSHTGDRPYKCLDCGKSFSKSSALTEHQRKHKNETP, from the exons atgcaggagaaccaTGAGAcagtgacctcgctgg GATTCCCCATTCCCAAACCTGACCTGATCGCCcggctggaacgaggggaagagccgtgggtcctGGATCTCCAGGCCGCTGACGAAAGTGTGAGCCTGAGAGgtacctgcacag CTGATAGGACAGTGAGTGAGAACAAGGAGGAGaatcagcaggaggaaggtcctgagCAAGAGATGTTTTTGAAAAAAGCTGAAGAGAATTTTTCCGAGGGCTTGGAACAGGGAGAAGCCTGGGGAGATGGACACGGATCAGACATGCAGCTGGGAAACTATCCCATTCAGAAACTGGATAAATCCACTGAATGTGGCAGAGGATGGAAGGATCCCAAGGAAAGCACAATTCAGCAGACAAGTCACAATGAAGAGAAACCCTACAAATGCCTTGACTGTGGGAAAAGATTTAATTCGAGGTCACAGCTTATGTCACATAAcaaaatccacacaggagagaagccttATAAATGCctcgactgtgggaaaagcttcatcgACAGAATAAAATTTACTAGTCATCAGAGAATGagtacaggagagagaccctataactgctttgactgtgggaaaagcttcatacACAAGTCAAGGCTTACTGTACACCAGAGAgtacacacaggagagagaccctatatatgctgtgagtgtgggaaaggtTTTATTCGGAGCTCAGAGCTTATTACACATGAGAtcacccacacaggagagagaccctttaAATGCCTTGCGTGTGGGAAAGGTTTTAGTCAGCGTGCAACACTTATTGCACATGAGACAactcacactggagagagaccctatgaatgccgtgaatgtgggaaaagttttagtcAGCGTGTAACACTTATTACACATCAgcgaacccacacaggagagagaccctataaatgccaggagtgtgggaaaagtttcagtgtGAAATCAACCCTTAATGCACATCAgaaaacccacacaggagagagaccccataaatgctttgagtgtgggaaaagcttcattcagAAGTCAAAGCTTAGTGAACACCAGAGAGTACACACCGGAGAGAGACCATATAAATGCCTcgactgtgggaaaactttccTTAAGCGCTCAGATCTTATTAAGCATCAGAGTATCCACACACCAAGCGAGAAATCCTATAAATGccttgactgtgggaaaagtttccctGACAGAATAAAACTTACtggacatcagagaatccatacaggagagagGCCCCATAAATGctttgactgtgggaaaagcttcatacACAAGTCCAGGCTTGTTGTGCACCAGAGAGTGCACACGGGAGAGAAACCCTTtaaatgccatgagtgtgggaaaagttttagtcAGCGTGGAGCACTTATTACACATCAGCGaagccacacaggagagagaccctatggaTGCCTTGAGTGTGGGATAAGTTTTATCTCAAGTTCAGCCCTTGCTCATCATAGCAAAATCCACATGAGAGAAAGACCTTAtaaatgccatgagtgtgggaaaggTTTTAGTCAGCGTGTAACACTTATTAGACATCAgcgaacccacacaggagagagaccctatggatgtcttgagtgtgggaaaagcttcattcagAAGTCACAACTTATTCTACACCAGAGAgtgcacacaggagagaaaccctttCAATGCTGTAAATGTGAGAAAAGTTTTATTCGGAGCACAACGCTTATCTcacatcagagaacccacactGGGGAGAAACCTTATAAATGCCTCGAATGTGGCAAAAGTTTTAGTCAGAGCTCAAATCTTATTGCACATAAGAGAAGCCACACAGGAGACAGACCGtataaatgcttggactgtgggaaaagcttcagtaagAGCTCAGCGCTGACCGAACATCAGAGAAAGCACAAGAATGAGACCCCCTAG
- the LOC115640744 gene encoding zinc finger protein 420-like isoform X2, whose amino-acid sequence MFLKKAEENFSEGLEQGEAWGDGHGSDMQLGNYPIQKLDKSTECGRGWKDPKESTIQQTSHNEEKPYKCLDCGKRFNSRSQLMSHNKIHTGEKPYKCLDCGKSFIDRIKFTSHQRMSTGERPYNCFDCGKSFIHKSRLTVHQRVHTGERPYICCECGKGFIRSSELITHEITHTGERPFKCLACGKGFSQRATLIAHETTHTGERPYECRECGKSFSQRVTLITHQRTHTGERPYKCQECGKSFSVKSTLNAHQKTHTGERPHKCFECGKSFIQKSKLSEHQRVHTGERPYKCLDCGKTFLKRSDLIKHQSIHTPSEKSYKCLDCGKSFPDRIKLTGHQRIHTGERPHKCFDCGKSFIHKSRLVVHQRVHTGEKPFKCHECGKSFSQRGALITHQRSHTGERPYGCLECGISFISSSALAHHSKIHMRERPYKCHECGKGFSQRVTLIRHQRTHTGERPYGCLECGKSFIQKSQLILHQRVHTGEKPFQCCKCEKSFIRSTTLISHQRTHTGEKPYKCLECGKSFSQSSNLIAHKRSHTGDRPYKCLDCGKSFSKSSALTEHQRKHKNETP is encoded by the coding sequence ATGTTTTTGAAAAAAGCTGAAGAGAATTTTTCCGAGGGCTTGGAACAGGGAGAAGCCTGGGGAGATGGACACGGATCAGACATGCAGCTGGGAAACTATCCCATTCAGAAACTGGATAAATCCACTGAATGTGGCAGAGGATGGAAGGATCCCAAGGAAAGCACAATTCAGCAGACAAGTCACAATGAAGAGAAACCCTACAAATGCCTTGACTGTGGGAAAAGATTTAATTCGAGGTCACAGCTTATGTCACATAAcaaaatccacacaggagagaagccttATAAATGCctcgactgtgggaaaagcttcatcgACAGAATAAAATTTACTAGTCATCAGAGAATGagtacaggagagagaccctataactgctttgactgtgggaaaagcttcatacACAAGTCAAGGCTTACTGTACACCAGAGAgtacacacaggagagagaccctatatatgctgtgagtgtgggaaaggtTTTATTCGGAGCTCAGAGCTTATTACACATGAGAtcacccacacaggagagagaccctttaAATGCCTTGCGTGTGGGAAAGGTTTTAGTCAGCGTGCAACACTTATTGCACATGAGACAactcacactggagagagaccctatgaatgccgtgaatgtgggaaaagttttagtcAGCGTGTAACACTTATTACACATCAgcgaacccacacaggagagagaccctataaatgccaggagtgtgggaaaagtttcagtgtGAAATCAACCCTTAATGCACATCAgaaaacccacacaggagagagaccccataaatgctttgagtgtgggaaaagcttcattcagAAGTCAAAGCTTAGTGAACACCAGAGAGTACACACCGGAGAGAGACCATATAAATGCCTcgactgtgggaaaactttccTTAAGCGCTCAGATCTTATTAAGCATCAGAGTATCCACACACCAAGCGAGAAATCCTATAAATGccttgactgtgggaaaagtttccctGACAGAATAAAACTTACtggacatcagagaatccatacaggagagagGCCCCATAAATGctttgactgtgggaaaagcttcatacACAAGTCCAGGCTTGTTGTGCACCAGAGAGTGCACACGGGAGAGAAACCCTTtaaatgccatgagtgtgggaaaagttttagtcAGCGTGGAGCACTTATTACACATCAGCGaagccacacaggagagagaccctatggaTGCCTTGAGTGTGGGATAAGTTTTATCTCAAGTTCAGCCCTTGCTCATCATAGCAAAATCCACATGAGAGAAAGACCTTAtaaatgccatgagtgtgggaaaggTTTTAGTCAGCGTGTAACACTTATTAGACATCAgcgaacccacacaggagagagaccctatggatgtcttgagtgtgggaaaagcttcattcagAAGTCACAACTTATTCTACACCAGAGAgtgcacacaggagagaaaccctttCAATGCTGTAAATGTGAGAAAAGTTTTATTCGGAGCACAACGCTTATCTcacatcagagaacccacactGGGGAGAAACCTTATAAATGCCTCGAATGTGGCAAAAGTTTTAGTCAGAGCTCAAATCTTATTGCACATAAGAGAAGCCACACAGGAGACAGACCGtataaatgcttggactgtgggaaaagcttcagtaagAGCTCAGCGCTGACCGAACATCAGAGAAAGCACAAGAATGAGACCCCCTAG